Sequence from the Nitrospinaceae bacterium genome:
ACGATTATCGGATATCTGAATTCGATGCCATAATGGTAGTGTTATTCTAATGGCCTGGTCAGACGAATTTAGGGTTATATGAATCCTTACGAAAAATTCGATCAAAAAATGCCGAGAAACCTGAAAAAGGGGATTCACATCCTCCCCAGCCTGTTCACCACGGGCAATGTATTTTGCGGATTTTACGCCTTCATCGCCGTCTTCAAGGAGATGTATTATGTGGCGGCCTGGGCCATTGTCCTGGCGATGATTTTCGACGTCCTGGACGGACGGATCGCCCGGATGACCAAAACCACCAGCGCGTTTGGCGTGCAGTACGATTCTCTGGCCGATATCATTTCCTTCGGGATGGCTCCCGCATTCCTGGTCTACTCATGGGTGTTGCAACCGTTCGACCGTGTGGGCTGGATGGCGGCGTTTCTGTTTCTCTTGTGTGCGGCGCTGAGACTCGCCCGCTTCAACGTCACCAAACCGGATACCGCCGGCGACCATTTCCTCGGCCTTCCCACACCGGCGGCGGCGGCGATTCTGGCTTCCATCGTCATCGGCTTTGAAGACTTGTCCGCCACCCGCATCAACCCCATTGTGATGGTCATTGTGGTTTATTCCCTGGCGTTTCTCATGGTGAGCAACATCAAATATCCGGCCATGAAGAAGCTGGATTTCAAAAAGCGGGTGGCGTTTCCGCGGTTTTTATTCGTCATCCTGTTTTTGTACGTGCTGGCCACCATACCCCGGATCGCACTTTTCGTCCTCAGCTTCACCTACATCATGATGGGGCCCGTCGGTCACCTGGTTTCCTGGAAAAAACGCAATAAATCAGTAGTTTCCGAAAACATTCACCCCCCTCCGAAAAATTCCTGATAGAATAAATACAATGGGTTACACTTTTAATCCTGATTTCTGGATCACCGTACCGAAATCAGTTGATCACTAGGGACGTTCTATGTCGTGGCTTGATAAACTCAAAGTTAAAACCGGTATCGGCAGCAAAATCGTCAAACCGGAAATCATCTGGGTCGAATGCAAAGGCTGTGGGGAACAGCTCTATATCGCCGAGGTCGAAAAGAACTTCAAGGTCTGTCCCAATTGCGACTACCATTTCCGCATCGAAGCCAGGGAGCGAATCAGCCACCTGATCAATCCCGGAACGTTTGTGGAACACGACCCGGATCTGTATTCCACCGACCCTTTAAAATTTAAAGATAAAAAGAAATACAAGGACCGCATCCGCACCACTCATAAAAAGGGGTTGCCCCTCGATGCGCTCGTTTCAGGTTCCGGGGTTTTGGGAGATCATCCGGTGGAAATCTCGATTTTCGAGTTCAAGTTTATGGGCGGCAGCATGGGTTCCGTGGTGGGAGAAAAAATCACCCGCAGTATCGAGCGGGCGATAGCGAACAAAACAGCGATGATCATCGTGAGTTGTTCCGGTGGGGCGCGCATGCAGGAGGGCATCTTTTCCCTGATGCAGATGGCGAAAACCTCCTCCGCTCTCAGACGGCTGGCGGATTGCAAGCTTCCCTATATTTCGATTTTGACCGATCCGACCACCGGAGGCGTGTCGGCCAGTTTTGCGATGCTGGGGGATGTTATTCTCGCGGAGCCGGGGGCCTTGATTGGATTTGCCGGCCCCAGAGTGATCGAACAGA
This genomic interval carries:
- the pssA gene encoding CDP-diacylglycerol--serine O-phosphatidyltransferase; this encodes MNPYEKFDQKMPRNLKKGIHILPSLFTTGNVFCGFYAFIAVFKEMYYVAAWAIVLAMIFDVLDGRIARMTKTTSAFGVQYDSLADIISFGMAPAFLVYSWVLQPFDRVGWMAAFLFLLCAALRLARFNVTKPDTAGDHFLGLPTPAAAAILASIVIGFEDLSATRINPIVMVIVVYSLAFLMVSNIKYPAMKKLDFKKRVAFPRFLFVILFLYVLATIPRIALFVLSFTYIMMGPVGHLVSWKKRNKSVVSENIHPPPKNS
- the accD gene encoding acetyl-coenzyme A carboxylase carboxyl transferase subunit beta → MSWLDKLKVKTGIGSKIVKPEIIWVECKGCGEQLYIAEVEKNFKVCPNCDYHFRIEARERISHLINPGTFVEHDPDLYSTDPLKFKDKKKYKDRIRTTHKKGLPLDALVSGSGVLGDHPVEISIFEFKFMGGSMGSVVGEKITRSIERAIANKTAMIIVSCSGGARMQEGIFSLMQMAKTSSALRRLADCKLPYISILTDPTTGGVSASFAMLGDVILAEPGALIGFAGPRVIEQTIQQKLPEGFQKAEFLLEHGLIDSVVHRRDLKKTLNNLLSFFGNKPIHKVTASA